From a single Sparus aurata chromosome 13, fSpaAur1.1, whole genome shotgun sequence genomic region:
- the synj1 gene encoding synaptojanin-1 isoform X2 — MAFSKGYRIYHKLDPPPYSVIVETRTREECLMFESGAVAVLSAAEKEAIKNTYSKIVDAYGILGVLRLNLGDSMLHSLVVVTGCSSAGKVQDSEVFRVTQTDFISLKNDPGDEDRIAEVRKVLNSGHFYFAWSATGVSMDLSLNAHRRILEDTTDNRFFWNQSLHLHLKHYGVNCDDWLLRLMCGGVEIRTIYAGHKQAKACIFSRLSSERAGTRFNVRGTNDDGQVANFVETEQVIFLDDRVSSFIQIRGSIPLFWEQPGIQVGSHRVKLSRGFEANAPAFERHFTALRRLYGKQVIINLLGSKEGEHMLSKAFQSHLKASEHASAVKMVNFDYHQNVKGGKTDKLHSVLKPYLSKFIEECGFFYYSGEMGITRTQGGTIRTNCLDCLDRTNSVQAFFALEMLPKQLEEMGLTEKPQLVARFQEVFRTMWSANGDSVSKIYAGTGALDGKAKLKDGARSVTRTIQNNFFDSSKQEAIDILRLGSTLNSDLADKARALLTTSSLYVTEPVLQSASPRVLLGMCQNYQKYTRPKQIRVCVGTWNVNGGKQFRSIAFRNQTLNDWLLDAPKKAGHPDFQDSKANPIDIFAIGFEEMVELNAGNIVSASTTNQKLWAAELQKNISRDHKYVLLASEQLVGVCLFVFIRPQHAPFIRDVAVDTVKTGMGGATGNKGGVAIRLLFHTTSICFVCSHFAAGQSQVKERNDDYSEITRRLTFPMGRLLYSHDYVFWCGDFNYRISMPNEEVKDLIKQQNWDALTAGDQLLDQKNAGLVFRGFIEGKLDFAPTYKYDLFSEDYDTSEKCRTPAWTDRILWKRRKWNFDRTAEEMNVVGAASTSGENEDDPDNPWNPGTLKYYGRAELKTSDHRPVVAIMDVDILEVDPEARHQVYKEVIALQGPPDGTILVSLCSSGPEDYFDDALIDELLDKFAQFGEVILIRFVEEKMWVTFLEGYSALAALSLSASTVLGKVIDIRLKSPGWIKSLEEEMSVERICGSIPTSASSTLLAEDTDMGDDDYDMEGDVDEEVEEILPQHLQPGAGSGPGSSPLPSPRSSPCPSPTHGEPSAPSRPSRGQPTRPSHGPPVDFQPGAPQGIEPKRPPPPRPGAPPARPAPPQRPPPPSGGMSPLPVRKDSGDCGICPSPLLGRRGSEGPKSPALPRPDAAAGRGQVAVGAPGPGGAPRPNIPARVGVISVPPQSRPPPPAHPGAPRPIPEVHPGAPRPIPDTHPGAPRPVPSAQPKPTDLPPGPPSGPPPTEPVRAQVPSSMQPPMLPQAAAPSAQSQLPAPMQPTHPAPLQPQQATAAPAGPPQALASPKPPPRSRSSHALPPDAAKPETAPAAQTNGLNGIQREAQWKPDPLDTLASDLLSSSSTPWHTTQSLNRGSSLRAPPSIPASRSSSNTLPTSFSLQSSALSDLQALDSSSSSSLSTPSPFASSLLPPPPVPSRSRSQETLRASPGLFPADPQPARPSSTNPFTGPLAQQQPRSLTPDFSVQRPAQPLYLQRTMSALTQPLIPMPAQTAAAAAPASQIQRTMSLFGPPSTLNPTPLLPFAPEHSSTPALPLAPPSSIPPALAPRRQPPPPGGKQTQQWVTFDDDFPAASKTPQVPIFPSSSLVSQTRTLPSHSVFDSEPDWLSSTPSGFPTLPPPIPTRTGNPKLPEGPSDNCFFSRESTER, encoded by the exons ATGGCCTTCAGCAAGGGATATCGCATCTACCACAAGCTGGATCCACCCCCCTACAGTGTCATAGTGGAAACAAGGACCAGGGAAGAATGCCTCATGTTCGAATCAGGGGCTGTTGCCGTTCTGT CGGCAGCAGAGAAGGAGGCCATCAAAAACACATACTCAAAGATTGTTGATGCTTATGGAATCCTGGGCGTCCTCCGCCTCAACCTGG GTGACTCCATGCTTCACAGTCTGGTGGTTGTGACAGGATGCAGTTCTGCAGGGAAGGTGCAGGATTCAGAGGTTTTCAGAGTCACGCAGACAGACTTCATATCACTGAAGAATGATCCAGGGGATGAGGACCGGATTGCTGAGGTGCGAAAGGTCCTTAACTCAGGACACTTCTACTTTGCCTGGTCTGCCACTGGAGTCAGCATGGACTTGAGTCTCAATGCACATCGCAGGATCCTAGAAGACACTACAGATAACCGTTTCTTTTG GAACCAGTCTCTGCACCTGCATCTAAAACACTACGGAGTAAACTGTGATGACTGGCTGTTGAGACTGATGTGTGGGGGAGTGGAGATCAGGACTATCTATGCAGGGCACAAACAGGCTAAGGCCTGCATCTTCTCTCGCCTCAGCTCAGAGCGAGCAGGAACACGATTCAACGTCCGAGGAACAAACGATGATGGCCAGGTGGCCAACTTTGTGGAGACTGAACAG GTTATTTTCCTGGATGACAGAGTCTCATCCTTCATACAGATCCGTGGGTCCATTCCTCTTTTCTGGGAACAGCCAGGAATCCAG GTTGGTTCTCATCGTGTCAAACTCTCAAGGGGATTTGAGGCAAATGCCCCGGCATTCGAAAG acACTTCACTGCACTGCGGAGGTTGTATGGTAAACAGGTGATCATCAACCTGCTCGGGAGTAAGGAAGGAGAACACATGCTCAGCAAAGCATTTCAG AGTCACCTGAAGGCATCGGAGCACGCGTCAGCAGTGAAAATGGTGAACTTTGACTACCATCAAAATGTGAAGGGAGGCAAGACAGACAAACTCCACAGTGTCCTCAAACCATACCTCAGCAAGTTTATAGAGGAATGTGGGTTCTTCTACTACTCTGGAGAGATGGGCATCACAAG gaCTCAGGGTGGAACCATTAGGACCAACTGCTTGGACTGTCTGGATAGAACCAACAGTGTCCAGGCCTTCTTTGCCCTTGAG ATGTTGCCAAAGCAGCTGGAGGAAATGGGTCTTACAGAGAAACCCCAGCTGGTGGCCAGATTCCAGGAGGTTTTTAGGACCATGTGGTCTGCCAACGGAGACTCTGTCAGTAAGATCTATGCGGGCACCGGTGCCCTGGATGGCAAGGCCAAG TTAAAAGATGGAGCTCGCTCTGTGACAAGGACCATCCAGAATAACTTCTTTGACAGCTCCAAGCAGGAGGCTATAGACATCCTGAGGCTGGGCTCCACGCTTAACAGTGATTTGGCTGACAAAGCTCGGGCCTTGCTCACCACTTCAAGTCTTTACG TCACTGAGCCGGTCTTACAATCAG CCTCCCCAAGAGTATTGCTGGGAATGTGTCAGAACTACCAGAAATACACAAGGCCCAAGCAGATTCGGGTGTGTGTGGGTACCTGGAATGTCAACGGGGGTAAACAGTTTCGCAGCATTGCTTTCCGCAACCAGACACTCAACGACTGGCTGCTGGATGCTCCAAAGAAGGCGGGGCATCCTGACTTCCAGG ACAGCAAAGCCAACCCCATAGATATCTTTGCCATTGGTTTTGAGGAAATGGTTGAACTAAATGCTGGCAACATCGTGAGTGCCAG CACTACCAACCAGAAGCTTTGGGCAGCTGAGCTCCAAAAAAACATATCGAGGGACCACAAATATGTGCTGCTGGCTTCAGAGCAGCTGGTGggagtgtgtctgtttgttttcatccgCCCACAGCACGCACCTTTCATCAG GGATGTTGCTGTCGATACTGTAAAAACCGGAATGGGCGGGGCTACAGGCAATAAAGGAGGTGTGGCCATACGCCTGCTGTTCCACACCACCAGCATCTGCTTCGTCTGCTCCCACTTTGCTGCTGGCCAGTCACAGGTCAAGGAGAGGAATGATGACTACAGCGAGATCACGCGCAGACTCACCTTCCCCATG GGTCGTCTGCTATACTCACACGACTATGTTTTCTGGTGCGGAGACTTCAACTACCGAATCAGCATGCCCAACGAGGAAGTAAAGGATCTAATCAAACAGCAGAACTGGGATGCCTTGACAGCTGGGGACCAGTTGTTGGACCAGAAGAATGCTGGTTTG GTTTTCCGAGGTTTCATCGAGGGGAAATTGGATTTTGCCCCCACCTATAAGTATGACCTCTTCTCAGAGGATTATGACACCAGTGAGAAGTGCCGCACACCGGCCTGGACTGACCGCATActctggaagaggaggaagtggaacTTTGACAGAACGG CTGAGGAGATGAATGTAGTAGGCGCAGCTTCTACATCTGGGGAGAATGAGGACGATCCAGATAACCCCTGGAACCCTGGGACTCTGAAATACTATGGCAGGGCTGAGCTCAAAACCTCAGACCACAG GCCTGTGGTGGCCATAATGGATGTGGACATCCTGGAGGTGGACCCAGAGGCCCGGCACCAGGTCTACAAAGAGGTCATTGCCCTGCAAGGGCCTCCAGATGGCACTATACTGGTGTCGCTGTGCTCCTCTGGTCCTGAAGACTATTTCGATGATGCACTCATAGATGAACTGCTGGACAAGTTTGCTCAGTTTGGAGAGGTCATACTTATCAG GTTTGTTGAGGAGAAGATGTGGGTGACCTTCTTGGAAGGATACTCTGCTcttgctgctctgtctctcagCGCTTCCACT GTCCTTGGCAAGGTGATTGACATCCGTCTGAAGAGTCCAGGCTGGATCAAGAGTCttgaggaggagatgagtgtGGAGAGAATCTGCGGGAGCATCCCCACCTCAGCCAGCTCTACCCTGCTCGCTGAGGACACAGACATGGGCGACGATGATTACGACATGGAAG GTGATGtggatgaagaggttgaagagATCCTTCCCCAGCACCTGCAGCCTGGAGCAGGCTCTGGCCCTGGATCTTCCCCTCTTCCCTCCCCCCGCAGCAGTCCTTGTCCCTCCCCCACCCACGGAGAACCTTCGGCCCCAAGCAGGCCCAGTCGTGGACAGCCCACCCGACCTTCACATG GGCCTCCTGTTGACTTCCAGCCTGGTGCCCCTCAAGGCATTGAGCCCAAACGTCCACCTCCGCCTCGCCCTGGAGCCCCTCCAGCAAGACCAGCACCCCCTCAACGCCCTCCACCACCCTCAG GAGGCATGAGCCCTCTGCCAGTTAGAAAGGACTCTGGAG ACTGTGGCATATGTCCCAGCCCACTGCTTGGTAGGAGAGGCAGTGAAG GACCAAAAAGCCCCGCTCTGCCTCGGCCAGATGCTGCTGCAG GTCGAGGTCAGGTAGCTGTGGGAGCTCCTGGACCTGGAGGTGCTCCAAGACCG AATATTCCTGCCCGAGTTGGGGTAATCAGTGTGCCTCCCCAGTCTCGTCCACCACCTCCAGCCCACCCTGGAGCACCCAGACCCATCCCAGAGGTGCATCCCGGGGCCCCTCGGCCCATCCCAGACACTCACCCTGGAGCCCcaagacctgttcccagtgcacaGCCCAAACCGACTGATCTGCCACCAG GTCCACCTTCAGGACCGCCTCCTACAGAGCCAGTGAGAGCCCAGGTTCCATCATCCATGCAGCCACCCATGCTGCCCCAAGCAGCTGCCCCTTCAGCTCAGTCCCAGCTCCCAGCACCGATGCAGCCCACACATCCAGCTCCACTCCAGCCGCAGCAGGCCACTGCCGCCCCTGCTGGGCCTCCACAGGCTCTCGCCTCTCCCAAACCCCCACCTCGTTCCCGTTCCTCTCATGCTCTGCCACCTGATGCTGCCAAGCCTGAGACAGCCCCAGCTGCACAG ACCAATGGACTGAATGGAATCCAAAGAGAAGCACAATGGAAGCCCGACCCCTTGGACACACTTGCATCTGActtgctctcctcttcctccaccccCTGGCACACCACCCAGTCACTGAACAGAGGCTCCTCTCTGCGTGCACCTCCATCCATTCCTGCGTCTAGGTCGTCTTCCAACACCCTCCCTACATCCTTCTCCCTCCAGTCCTCTGCTCTGTCAGACCTGCAGGCACTCGATTCGTcgtcctcatcctctctctccaccccgTCACCTTTCGCGTCCTCCCTGCTCCCGCCTCCCCCGGTCCCGTCTCGCAGTCGCTCGCAGGAGACACTGCGCGCCTCCCCCGGGCTCTTCCCTGCTGACCCACAACCTGCCAGACCCAGCAGCACCAATCCCTTCACCGGCCCGCTGGCGCAGCAGCAGCCCCGCTCGCTCACCCCGGACTTCAGCGTCCAGCGTCCAGCCCAGCCACTTTACCTTCAGAGGACCATGTCTGCTCTTACACAGCCACTCATTCCCATGCCTGCTCAGACAGCAGCCGCAGCCGCACCCGCCTCCCAGATCCAAAGGACCATGTCCTTGTTCGGACCGCCATCGACTCTCAATCCTACTCCACTACTCCCTTTTGCCCCTGAACATTCTTCTACCCCCGCTTTGCCTCTGGCGCCACCCTCCTCCATTCCACCTGCCCTCGCACCTCGTCGCCAGCCACCTCCCCCAGGAGGGAAGCAAACCCAGCAATGGGTCACTTTTGACGACGATTTTCCAGCTGCAAGCAAAACACCGCAGGTCCCCATCTTCCCTTCCAGTTCCCTAGTGTCCCAAACTCGGACTCTGCCTTCCCACTCCGTGTTTGACTCAGAGCCCGACTGGTTATCTTCAACACCTTCAGGATTCCcaaccctccctcctcccatccCAACTAGAACCGGTAACCCAAAGCTCCCAGAGGGACCCAGCGACAACTGCTTCTTCTCCAGGGAGTCAACAGAAAGATAG
- the synj1 gene encoding synaptojanin-1 isoform X4 — MAFSKGYRIYHKLDPPPYSVIVETRTREECLMFESGAVAVLSAAEKEAIKNTYSKIVDAYGILGVLRLNLGDSMLHSLVVVTGCSSAGKVQDSEVFRVTQTDFISLKNDPGDEDRIAEVRKVLNSGHFYFAWSATGVSMDLSLNAHRRILEDTTDNRFFWNQSLHLHLKHYGVNCDDWLLRLMCGGVEIRTIYAGHKQAKACIFSRLSSERAGTRFNVRGTNDDGQVANFVETEQVIFLDDRVSSFIQIRGSIPLFWEQPGIQVGSHRVKLSRGFEANAPAFERHFTALRRLYGKQVIINLLGSKEGEHMLSKAFQSHLKASEHASAVKMVNFDYHQNVKGGKTDKLHSVLKPYLSKFIEECGFFYYSGEMGITRTQGGTIRTNCLDCLDRTNSVQAFFALEMLPKQLEEMGLTEKPQLVARFQEVFRTMWSANGDSVSKIYAGTGALDGKAKAGKLKDGARSVTRTIQNNFFDSSKQEAIDILRLGSTLNSDLADKARALLTTSSLYVTEPVLQSASPRVLLGMCQNYQKYTRPKQIRVCVGTWNVNGGKQFRSIAFRNQTLNDWLLDAPKKAGHPDFQDSKANPIDIFAIGFEEMVELNAGNIVSASTTNQKLWAAELQKNISRDHKYVLLASEQLVGVCLFVFIRPQHAPFIRDVAVDTVKTGMGGATGNKGGVAIRLLFHTTSICFVCSHFAAGQSQVKERNDDYSEITRRLTFPMGRLLYSHDYVFWCGDFNYRISMPNEEVKDLIKQQNWDALTAGDQLLDQKNAGLVFRGFIEGKLDFAPTYKYDLFSEDYDTSEKCRTPAWTDRILWKRRKWNFDRTAEEMNVVGAASTSGENEDDPDNPWNPGTLKYYGRAELKTSDHRPVVAIMDVDILEVDPEARHQVYKEVIALQGPPDGTILVSLCSSGPEDYFDDALIDELLDKFAQFGEVILIRFVEEKMWVTFLEGYSALAALSLSASTVLGKVIDIRLKSPGWIKSLEEEMSVERICGSIPTSASSTLLAEDTDMGDDDYDMEGDVDEEVEEILPQHLQPGAGSGPGSSPLPSPRSSPCPSPTHGEPSAPSRPSRGQPTRPSHGPPVDFQPGAPQGIEPKRPPPPRPGAPPARPAPPQRPPPPSDCGICPSPLLGRRGSEGPKSPALPRPDAAAGRGQVAVGAPGPGGAPRPNIPARVGVISVPPQSRPPPPAHPGAPRPIPEVHPGAPRPIPDTHPGAPRPVPSAQPKPTDLPPGPPSGPPPTEPVRAQVPSSMQPPMLPQAAAPSAQSQLPAPMQPTHPAPLQPQQATAAPAGPPQALASPKPPPRSRSSHALPPDAAKPETAPAAQTNGLNGIQREAQWKPDPLDTLASDLLSSSSTPWHTTQSLNRGSSLRAPPSIPASRSSSNTLPTSFSLQSSALSDLQALDSSSSSSLSTPSPFASSLLPPPPVPSRSRSQETLRASPGLFPADPQPARPSSTNPFTGPLAQQQPRSLTPDFSVQRPAQPLYLQRTMSALTQPLIPMPAQTAAAAAPASQIQRTMSLFGPPSTLNPTPLLPFAPEHSSTPALPLAPPSSIPPALAPRRQPPPPGGKQTQQWVTFDDDFPAASKTPQVPIFPSSSLVSQTRTLPSHSVFDSEPDWLSSTPSGFPTLPPPIPTRTGNPKLPEGPSDNCFFSRESTER, encoded by the exons ATGGCCTTCAGCAAGGGATATCGCATCTACCACAAGCTGGATCCACCCCCCTACAGTGTCATAGTGGAAACAAGGACCAGGGAAGAATGCCTCATGTTCGAATCAGGGGCTGTTGCCGTTCTGT CGGCAGCAGAGAAGGAGGCCATCAAAAACACATACTCAAAGATTGTTGATGCTTATGGAATCCTGGGCGTCCTCCGCCTCAACCTGG GTGACTCCATGCTTCACAGTCTGGTGGTTGTGACAGGATGCAGTTCTGCAGGGAAGGTGCAGGATTCAGAGGTTTTCAGAGTCACGCAGACAGACTTCATATCACTGAAGAATGATCCAGGGGATGAGGACCGGATTGCTGAGGTGCGAAAGGTCCTTAACTCAGGACACTTCTACTTTGCCTGGTCTGCCACTGGAGTCAGCATGGACTTGAGTCTCAATGCACATCGCAGGATCCTAGAAGACACTACAGATAACCGTTTCTTTTG GAACCAGTCTCTGCACCTGCATCTAAAACACTACGGAGTAAACTGTGATGACTGGCTGTTGAGACTGATGTGTGGGGGAGTGGAGATCAGGACTATCTATGCAGGGCACAAACAGGCTAAGGCCTGCATCTTCTCTCGCCTCAGCTCAGAGCGAGCAGGAACACGATTCAACGTCCGAGGAACAAACGATGATGGCCAGGTGGCCAACTTTGTGGAGACTGAACAG GTTATTTTCCTGGATGACAGAGTCTCATCCTTCATACAGATCCGTGGGTCCATTCCTCTTTTCTGGGAACAGCCAGGAATCCAG GTTGGTTCTCATCGTGTCAAACTCTCAAGGGGATTTGAGGCAAATGCCCCGGCATTCGAAAG acACTTCACTGCACTGCGGAGGTTGTATGGTAAACAGGTGATCATCAACCTGCTCGGGAGTAAGGAAGGAGAACACATGCTCAGCAAAGCATTTCAG AGTCACCTGAAGGCATCGGAGCACGCGTCAGCAGTGAAAATGGTGAACTTTGACTACCATCAAAATGTGAAGGGAGGCAAGACAGACAAACTCCACAGTGTCCTCAAACCATACCTCAGCAAGTTTATAGAGGAATGTGGGTTCTTCTACTACTCTGGAGAGATGGGCATCACAAG gaCTCAGGGTGGAACCATTAGGACCAACTGCTTGGACTGTCTGGATAGAACCAACAGTGTCCAGGCCTTCTTTGCCCTTGAG ATGTTGCCAAAGCAGCTGGAGGAAATGGGTCTTACAGAGAAACCCCAGCTGGTGGCCAGATTCCAGGAGGTTTTTAGGACCATGTGGTCTGCCAACGGAGACTCTGTCAGTAAGATCTATGCGGGCACCGGTGCCCTGGATGGCAAGGCCAAG gcCGGGAAGTTAAAAGATGGAGCTCGCTCTGTGACAAGGACCATCCAGAATAACTTCTTTGACAGCTCCAAGCAGGAGGCTATAGACATCCTGAGGCTGGGCTCCACGCTTAACAGTGATTTGGCTGACAAAGCTCGGGCCTTGCTCACCACTTCAAGTCTTTACG TCACTGAGCCGGTCTTACAATCAG CCTCCCCAAGAGTATTGCTGGGAATGTGTCAGAACTACCAGAAATACACAAGGCCCAAGCAGATTCGGGTGTGTGTGGGTACCTGGAATGTCAACGGGGGTAAACAGTTTCGCAGCATTGCTTTCCGCAACCAGACACTCAACGACTGGCTGCTGGATGCTCCAAAGAAGGCGGGGCATCCTGACTTCCAGG ACAGCAAAGCCAACCCCATAGATATCTTTGCCATTGGTTTTGAGGAAATGGTTGAACTAAATGCTGGCAACATCGTGAGTGCCAG CACTACCAACCAGAAGCTTTGGGCAGCTGAGCTCCAAAAAAACATATCGAGGGACCACAAATATGTGCTGCTGGCTTCAGAGCAGCTGGTGggagtgtgtctgtttgttttcatccgCCCACAGCACGCACCTTTCATCAG GGATGTTGCTGTCGATACTGTAAAAACCGGAATGGGCGGGGCTACAGGCAATAAAGGAGGTGTGGCCATACGCCTGCTGTTCCACACCACCAGCATCTGCTTCGTCTGCTCCCACTTTGCTGCTGGCCAGTCACAGGTCAAGGAGAGGAATGATGACTACAGCGAGATCACGCGCAGACTCACCTTCCCCATG GGTCGTCTGCTATACTCACACGACTATGTTTTCTGGTGCGGAGACTTCAACTACCGAATCAGCATGCCCAACGAGGAAGTAAAGGATCTAATCAAACAGCAGAACTGGGATGCCTTGACAGCTGGGGACCAGTTGTTGGACCAGAAGAATGCTGGTTTG GTTTTCCGAGGTTTCATCGAGGGGAAATTGGATTTTGCCCCCACCTATAAGTATGACCTCTTCTCAGAGGATTATGACACCAGTGAGAAGTGCCGCACACCGGCCTGGACTGACCGCATActctggaagaggaggaagtggaacTTTGACAGAACGG CTGAGGAGATGAATGTAGTAGGCGCAGCTTCTACATCTGGGGAGAATGAGGACGATCCAGATAACCCCTGGAACCCTGGGACTCTGAAATACTATGGCAGGGCTGAGCTCAAAACCTCAGACCACAG GCCTGTGGTGGCCATAATGGATGTGGACATCCTGGAGGTGGACCCAGAGGCCCGGCACCAGGTCTACAAAGAGGTCATTGCCCTGCAAGGGCCTCCAGATGGCACTATACTGGTGTCGCTGTGCTCCTCTGGTCCTGAAGACTATTTCGATGATGCACTCATAGATGAACTGCTGGACAAGTTTGCTCAGTTTGGAGAGGTCATACTTATCAG GTTTGTTGAGGAGAAGATGTGGGTGACCTTCTTGGAAGGATACTCTGCTcttgctgctctgtctctcagCGCTTCCACT GTCCTTGGCAAGGTGATTGACATCCGTCTGAAGAGTCCAGGCTGGATCAAGAGTCttgaggaggagatgagtgtGGAGAGAATCTGCGGGAGCATCCCCACCTCAGCCAGCTCTACCCTGCTCGCTGAGGACACAGACATGGGCGACGATGATTACGACATGGAAG GTGATGtggatgaagaggttgaagagATCCTTCCCCAGCACCTGCAGCCTGGAGCAGGCTCTGGCCCTGGATCTTCCCCTCTTCCCTCCCCCCGCAGCAGTCCTTGTCCCTCCCCCACCCACGGAGAACCTTCGGCCCCAAGCAGGCCCAGTCGTGGACAGCCCACCCGACCTTCACATG GGCCTCCTGTTGACTTCCAGCCTGGTGCCCCTCAAGGCATTGAGCCCAAACGTCCACCTCCGCCTCGCCCTGGAGCCCCTCCAGCAAGACCAGCACCCCCTCAACGCCCTCCACCACCCTCAG ACTGTGGCATATGTCCCAGCCCACTGCTTGGTAGGAGAGGCAGTGAAG GACCAAAAAGCCCCGCTCTGCCTCGGCCAGATGCTGCTGCAG GTCGAGGTCAGGTAGCTGTGGGAGCTCCTGGACCTGGAGGTGCTCCAAGACCG AATATTCCTGCCCGAGTTGGGGTAATCAGTGTGCCTCCCCAGTCTCGTCCACCACCTCCAGCCCACCCTGGAGCACCCAGACCCATCCCAGAGGTGCATCCCGGGGCCCCTCGGCCCATCCCAGACACTCACCCTGGAGCCCcaagacctgttcccagtgcacaGCCCAAACCGACTGATCTGCCACCAG GTCCACCTTCAGGACCGCCTCCTACAGAGCCAGTGAGAGCCCAGGTTCCATCATCCATGCAGCCACCCATGCTGCCCCAAGCAGCTGCCCCTTCAGCTCAGTCCCAGCTCCCAGCACCGATGCAGCCCACACATCCAGCTCCACTCCAGCCGCAGCAGGCCACTGCCGCCCCTGCTGGGCCTCCACAGGCTCTCGCCTCTCCCAAACCCCCACCTCGTTCCCGTTCCTCTCATGCTCTGCCACCTGATGCTGCCAAGCCTGAGACAGCCCCAGCTGCACAG ACCAATGGACTGAATGGAATCCAAAGAGAAGCACAATGGAAGCCCGACCCCTTGGACACACTTGCATCTGActtgctctcctcttcctccaccccCTGGCACACCACCCAGTCACTGAACAGAGGCTCCTCTCTGCGTGCACCTCCATCCATTCCTGCGTCTAGGTCGTCTTCCAACACCCTCCCTACATCCTTCTCCCTCCAGTCCTCTGCTCTGTCAGACCTGCAGGCACTCGATTCGTcgtcctcatcctctctctccaccccgTCACCTTTCGCGTCCTCCCTGCTCCCGCCTCCCCCGGTCCCGTCTCGCAGTCGCTCGCAGGAGACACTGCGCGCCTCCCCCGGGCTCTTCCCTGCTGACCCACAACCTGCCAGACCCAGCAGCACCAATCCCTTCACCGGCCCGCTGGCGCAGCAGCAGCCCCGCTCGCTCACCCCGGACTTCAGCGTCCAGCGTCCAGCCCAGCCACTTTACCTTCAGAGGACCATGTCTGCTCTTACACAGCCACTCATTCCCATGCCTGCTCAGACAGCAGCCGCAGCCGCACCCGCCTCCCAGATCCAAAGGACCATGTCCTTGTTCGGACCGCCATCGACTCTCAATCCTACTCCACTACTCCCTTTTGCCCCTGAACATTCTTCTACCCCCGCTTTGCCTCTGGCGCCACCCTCCTCCATTCCACCTGCCCTCGCACCTCGTCGCCAGCCACCTCCCCCAGGAGGGAAGCAAACCCAGCAATGGGTCACTTTTGACGACGATTTTCCAGCTGCAAGCAAAACACCGCAGGTCCCCATCTTCCCTTCCAGTTCCCTAGTGTCCCAAACTCGGACTCTGCCTTCCCACTCCGTGTTTGACTCAGAGCCCGACTGGTTATCTTCAACACCTTCAGGATTCCcaaccctccctcctcccatccCAACTAGAACCGGTAACCCAAAGCTCCCAGAGGGACCCAGCGACAACTGCTTCTTCTCCAGGGAGTCAACAGAAAGATAG